A portion of the Apus apus isolate bApuApu2 chromosome 3, bApuApu2.pri.cur, whole genome shotgun sequence genome contains these proteins:
- the LOC127383310 gene encoding uncharacterized protein LOC127383310, whose amino-acid sequence MELGLVQRLLLIEILISEIWTQERPGPVSSKCLGNILCITLSAEYFEEKYFSFSVVDPSGKAWELNETLASQCGYTVTYSNWSQVEFRASALSCHSHPEKDVFTVTVQIKTSHTPDMKNATTHLKSASCPYGPWSPRELVCESNYMEVSVRREIPQIVEDFIPDEPEDWTLGFPEAKAGEASIWQIVFHQPEERKAQLVSDAWRAGYGLSTTDTRVLLRVPYTAEQTQLVQDQGVTFSAVRSSTFYKQRWVILVVDTAVACPVDGVDYINGTIVWTVPKYMQLLSAGASSFKDVCVEAGVDLHKLSAKEMSSRNYVLSTDLHAITMKIPIGAEGGSYKSSVSNGQYGVKYTINLFLEHQWEDNKWGLTKYTIIKEIETPFEQVELAITDNSNLSARLMNVTVGTFLPDVELVNLTIEGTTVAVPAAVQHGYLTYEITKAHGGKAYGIQVPLDAPSIKKEYLRAATRVYTLNVTLAFVTRPTRETFAVPVVIVSAVKDAVLPSARGFCDGKNLHLIITHGNVDKKWLPYISGWHLTPETVQKYNYCMRDNGTHLAISVPFLSSHVNYEDFHTSGIKASLHVTLKDAVTLANRRDFSVSCRFSPSDLIQCLPNGTVVITAVKLAGDADLDTSLFVLRDRRCKPSLVTEKTATFKFNVNTCGTSRKFNSTTMAYENDVLYFGPGNDTPVYQLKFVCWYAIKQAVDVQYESKKNPPPSIKPGFGSLVLSLKLFKDKSYSEPYQESEYPVVKYLRESLYFEVELLQPKDARLELNLDDCWATNSQSQDSLPQWPILINGCENSKDSYRTVFHEVNYSLGEKFPQHLKRFEVRMFTFLEGTTLLQEQLYFHCSVVICSTVQQPSGFLCPRRCSPGKHRLDHSAEPHPPEQTSSGAVLLRKENN is encoded by the exons ATGGAGCTGGGTCTGGTGCAGAG GCTGTTATTAATAGAGATATTAATCTCTGAAATATGGACCCAAGAGAGACCAG GACCTGTGAGTTCGAAATGCTTGGGGAACATTTTGTGTATAACACTGAGTGCAGaatactttgaagaaaaatacttctctttttctgttgttg ATCCATCTGGCAAAGCCTGGGAGCTAAATGAGACCCTGGCATCACAGTGTGGCTACACAGTAACTTACAGCAACTGGAGTCAGGTTGAGTTCCGTGCTTCTGCACTGAGCTGCCACTCTCACCCAGAG AAAGATGTGTTCACAGTAACAGTCCAAATCAAAACATCTCATACTCCTGATATGAAAAATGCTACAACTCATCTGAAAAGTGCAAGTTGCCCTTATGGTCCATGGAGTCCAAGAGAGCTGGTTTGTGAAAGTAACTACATGGAG gtttCTGTCAGAAGGGAGATTCCACAGATTGTAGAAGACTTCATTCCAGATGAACCTGAGGATTGGACTCTTGGGTTTCCAGAG GCAAAAGCAGGAGAAGCCTCAATATGGCAAATAGTGTTTCATCagccagaagaaagaaaggctCAGCTTGTGAGCGACGCTTGGCGCGCAGGTTACGGGCTCAGCACCACGGACACCAGGGTCCTGCTCCGAGTCCCGTACACGGCTGAGCAAACCCAGCTGGTCCAG GATCAGGGAGTTACCTTTTCTGCAGTGAGATCAAGTACCTTTTACAAGCAGCGGTGGGTGATCCTGGTGGTGGACACAGCGGTGGCGTGTCCTGTAG ATGGTGTGGACTACATCAACGGAACGATCGTCTGGACTGTCCCCAAATACATGCAGTTGCTGTCTGCTGGAGCCAGTAGCTTTAAGGATGTGTGTGTTGAAGCTGGTGTGGATCTGCACAAACTCTCTGCCAAAGAAATGTCTTCCAGGAATTATGTATTATCCACTGACCTCCATGCAATTACAATGAAGATACCTATAGGTGCAGAGGGGGGCTCTTACAAG AGTTCTGTGAGCAATGGACAGTATGGAGTGAAATACACTATCAACCTGTTCTTGGAGCATCAGTGGGAAGATAACAAATGGGGACTAACCAAGTATACTATCATCAAGGAAATAGAAACACCATTTGAACAAGTAGAACTTGCTATAACTGACA ACTCAAATCTGAGTGCCAGGCTAATGAATGTGACAGTGGGAACATTCCTCCCAGATGTGGAGCTTGTGAACTTAACCATTGAGGGGACGACTgttgctgtgcctgcagctgttCAGCATGGATATCTCACGTATGAGATCACAAAGGCTCACGGAGGCAAAGCCTATGGAATACAAGTCCCCCTTGATGCACCAAGCATTAAGAAAGAG TACCTGAGAGCAGCCACCAGAGTCTACACCCTGAATGTCACACTTGCATTCGTAACCCGTCCAACGAGGGAGACCTTCGCTGTCCCGGTCGTAATAGTGTCAGCAGTTAAAGATGCAG TTCTGCCGAGTGCAAGAGGGTTTTGTGATGGGAAGAACCTGCATCTCATTATCACACATGGGAATGTGGACAAAAAGTGGCTACCCTACATCTCAGGCTGGCACCTGACCCCAGAGACTGTGCAGAAATACAACTACTGCATGAGGGACAATGGCACCCACTTGGCAATCTCtgtccctttcctttcttcccacGTGAATTATGAG GATTTTCATACCTCTGGAATAAAAGCTTCACTCCATGTAACCTTGAAGGATGCTGTCACCTTGGCTAACAGGAGGGACTTCTCAGTTTCCTGCAGATTTTCACCTTCAGACCTAATAC agtGCCTGCCCAATGGTACTGTGGTTATTACTGCAGTGAAGTTGGCAGGGGATGCGGACCTGGACACCAGCCTGTTTGTCTTGAGGGACAGACGGTGCAAACCCAGTCTGGTGACAGAGAAGACTGCAACCTTCAAGTTCAATGTGAACACCTGTGGAACCAGCAGAAAG TTCAATAGCACAACTATGGCATATGAAAACGATGTACTCTATTTCGGGCCTGGCAATGACACACCAGTATACCA ACTGAAATTTGTGTGCTGGTACGCAATCAAGCAGGCTGTTGATGTTCAATATGAATCTAAGAAGAACCCACCACCCAGTATTAAACCAGGGTTTGGCTCTCTTGTTCTTTCATTGAAGCTCTTCAAAG ATAAATCCTATTCAGAGCCCTACCAGGAATCAGAATATCCTGTGGTAAAATACCTGAGGGAGTCACTGTATTTTGAAGTTGAACTGCTCCAGCCTAAAGATGCAAGACTGGAACTAAACCTGGATGACTGTTGGGCTACAAACTCCCAAAGCCAGGATAGCCTTCCACAGTGGCCCATCCTTATAAATGG GTGTGAAAACAGCAAGGACTCCTACAGAACTGTCTTCCATGAAGTTAATTATAGCCTCGGAGAAAAATTTCCTCAACACCTAAAGAGATTTGAAGTGAGGATGTTCACATTTTTAGAAGGCACAACTCTGTTACAAGAGCAG CTTTATTTCCACTGCAGTGTGGTGATCTGCAGCACTGTGCAACAGCCTTCAGGCTTTCTTTGTCCAAGGAGATGCAGTCCTGGGAAACACAGACTTG ACCACAGTGCAGAACCACATCCACCCGAGCAAACATCATCTGGAGCAGTGCTCCTTAGGAAGGAAAACAACTAG